The following are encoded in a window of Arthrobacter antioxidans genomic DNA:
- a CDS encoding DUF993 family protein encodes MITLVDAAGHTSAVELNPAPVFARPAGPLLSRTVYAAAHVVPRTTADNVPGAPADLDWDATLAFRHHLWSWGLGVADAMDTAQRNMGLDAAATRELIRRSAAEAETVGGGLVVGVTTDHVDDAVIPLGAVVDAYKEQLHFAEDAGASVVLMASRHLARAAGSAEDYERAYAEILASAGAPVILHWLGSAFDPALGSYFGSSDTEAAASTLLKIIANAPDRVAGVKMSLLDADAERAVRAQLPAPIRMFTGDDFNYVSLIGGDSSGHSDALLGAFAALGPHASAAVQALDADDHDAYARILGPTEALSRQVFASPTYYYKAGVAFLSWLNGHQPGIGMVGGLHAARSLPHLSEIVRLANACGALEHPELARERWHTMLRVGGVPA; translated from the coding sequence ATGATCACCCTCGTCGATGCGGCCGGACACACCTCCGCCGTCGAACTGAACCCTGCGCCGGTGTTCGCCAGGCCGGCCGGCCCCCTCCTGAGCAGGACCGTGTATGCCGCCGCGCACGTGGTCCCGAGGACCACGGCGGACAACGTCCCCGGCGCGCCGGCGGACCTCGACTGGGACGCGACGCTCGCCTTCCGCCATCACCTGTGGTCATGGGGACTCGGCGTCGCGGACGCCATGGATACCGCCCAGCGGAACATGGGGCTCGACGCCGCGGCGACCCGCGAGCTGATCCGCCGCAGTGCGGCAGAGGCGGAGACGGTGGGCGGCGGCCTGGTGGTCGGCGTCACCACGGACCACGTCGACGACGCCGTCATCCCCCTCGGTGCGGTCGTCGACGCCTACAAGGAGCAGCTGCACTTCGCCGAGGACGCGGGTGCCTCGGTGGTCCTCATGGCCAGCCGCCATCTCGCGCGGGCGGCGGGATCCGCCGAGGACTACGAGCGCGCCTACGCAGAAATCCTTGCCTCGGCAGGCGCCCCGGTGATCCTGCACTGGCTCGGCAGCGCCTTCGATCCGGCACTCGGCAGCTACTTCGGCTCCTCGGACACGGAGGCGGCGGCGTCGACCCTGCTCAAGATCATCGCCAACGCTCCGGACAGGGTGGCGGGGGTCAAGATGAGCCTGCTCGACGCGGACGCCGAACGCGCCGTGCGCGCACAGCTTCCGGCCCCCATCCGCATGTTCACCGGGGACGACTTCAACTACGTGTCCCTCATCGGCGGGGATTCCTCGGGCCACTCGGATGCCCTGCTCGGAGCGTTCGCCGCGCTCGGGCCGCACGCCTCGGCGGCGGTCCAGGCCCTCGACGCCGACGACCACGACGCCTACGCTCGGATCCTCGGACCCACCGAGGCCCTGTCCCGTCAGGTCTTCGCGTCGCCCACCTACTACTACAAGGCGGGCGTGGCCTTCCTCAGTTGGCTCAACGGCCACCAGCCCGGCATCGGCATGGTGGGCGGGCTGCACGCCGCCCGCAGCCTGCCGCACCTGTCGGAGATCGTGCGCCTCGCCAACGCGTGCGGTGCCCTGGAGCACCCGGAGCTCGCCAGGGAGCGCTGGCATACGATGCTGCGGGTCGGCGGGGTGCCGGCATGA
- the tsaD gene encoding tRNA (adenosine(37)-N6)-threonylcarbamoyltransferase complex transferase subunit TsaD — protein sequence MTTAPLVLGIESSCDETGIGIVRGTELLANTVSSSMDEHVRFGGVIPEIASRAHLEAFVPTLRAALDDAGMTLDELDAIAVTAGPGLSGALMVGVSAAKALAVATGKPLYAVNHLVAHVGVGMVGGTFRDGLPPNLGALLVSGGHTEILRVGNIAHDVELLGSTIDDAAGEAYDKTARILGLGYPGGPAIDRLARLGDPTAIRFPRGLSQPKYMGSAEEPGPHRYDWSFSGLKTAVARSVEQYEAAGLEVPVADIAASFQEAVVDIITSKAVLACREHGITHLLLGGGVAANRRLRELTGERCAAAGIILTVPAPSLCTDNGAMVAALGAQIVMDGGSPSGIAFGTDPSLPVTSIMLAEG from the coding sequence ATGACCACCGCCCCCCTGGTCCTCGGCATCGAGTCCTCCTGCGACGAGACCGGCATCGGCATCGTCCGCGGCACCGAACTGCTGGCCAACACCGTCTCCTCCTCGATGGACGAGCACGTCCGCTTCGGCGGCGTCATCCCGGAGATCGCCTCGCGCGCGCACCTCGAGGCCTTCGTCCCGACCCTCCGTGCTGCGCTCGACGACGCCGGCATGACGCTCGACGAGCTCGACGCCATCGCCGTCACCGCCGGCCCCGGACTCTCCGGCGCCCTCATGGTCGGCGTCTCCGCAGCGAAGGCGCTCGCCGTCGCCACCGGCAAACCGCTCTACGCCGTCAACCACCTCGTGGCGCACGTCGGGGTCGGCATGGTGGGCGGCACGTTCCGCGACGGCCTGCCGCCGAACCTCGGCGCGCTGCTCGTCTCGGGGGGACACACGGAGATCCTCCGCGTGGGCAACATCGCGCACGACGTCGAACTGCTCGGGTCCACGATCGACGACGCCGCGGGCGAGGCCTACGACAAGACGGCCCGGATCCTGGGCCTCGGATATCCCGGGGGCCCGGCCATCGACCGGCTGGCACGGCTGGGCGACCCGACGGCCATCCGCTTCCCGCGCGGTCTCTCGCAGCCCAAGTACATGGGCAGCGCGGAGGAGCCCGGGCCGCACCGCTACGACTGGTCCTTCAGCGGTCTCAAGACCGCCGTCGCCCGCTCGGTGGAGCAGTACGAGGCCGCAGGGCTGGAGGTACCGGTGGCGGACATCGCGGCGTCCTTCCAGGAGGCCGTGGTGGACATCATCACGTCGAAGGCCGTCCTCGCCTGCCGCGAGCACGGGATCACCCATCTGCTGCTGGGTGGGGGAGTGGCTGCCAACCGACGGCTCCGCGAGCTGACCGGTGAGCGGTGTGCTGCCGCCGGCATCATCCTGACGGTGCCCGCGCCGTCGCTGTGCACGGACAACGGCGCGATGGTCGCGGCGCTCGGAGCGCAGATCGTGATGGACGGAGGCAGTCCGAGCGGGATCGCGTTCGGGACCGACCCATCCCTCCCCGTCACGAGCATCATGCTCGCCGAGGGCTAG
- a CDS encoding sugar phosphate isomerase/epimerase family protein: MTTPHGRLSVNQATLKYATLPEALDATAGAGITSIGLWRDAVHAQSLPEAARLLAASGLRFSSLCRGGFFTVPEGASRRAAMDDNRKAIEEAATLAAAGAAGSTPVLVMVAGGLPQGSKDLAGARAGVQDALAELAPEALASGVTLALEPLHPMYVSDRAVISTLKQALDLASPFSRAAVGVVIDTFHVWWDPDLPAQIARAGAEGRIASYQVCDWATPLAADVLLSRHYPGAGVIDFEAITTAVQAAGYAGDVEVEIFNQDIWDTPPAEVVARTIGSFDDYVAAHLGAGLRR; encoded by the coding sequence ATGACGACGCCCCACGGCCGCCTCTCCGTCAACCAGGCCACCCTCAAGTACGCGACCCTCCCCGAGGCGCTGGACGCCACGGCCGGCGCCGGCATCACGAGCATCGGCCTGTGGCGCGACGCCGTGCACGCCCAGTCCCTGCCCGAGGCGGCACGGCTCCTCGCCGCTTCGGGCCTGCGCTTCTCGAGCCTCTGCCGCGGCGGGTTCTTCACCGTCCCGGAAGGCGCCTCCCGCCGAGCGGCCATGGACGACAACCGGAAGGCGATCGAGGAGGCCGCGACCCTCGCGGCCGCCGGCGCAGCAGGCTCCACCCCGGTGCTCGTGATGGTGGCCGGTGGCCTCCCGCAGGGTTCGAAGGACCTCGCGGGCGCCCGCGCCGGAGTGCAGGACGCCCTGGCCGAACTGGCCCCGGAGGCACTGGCCTCCGGGGTGACCCTCGCCCTCGAACCCCTGCACCCCATGTATGTCTCGGATCGCGCCGTCATCTCGACGCTGAAGCAGGCGCTGGATCTCGCCTCCCCCTTCTCCCGCGCCGCCGTCGGCGTCGTCATCGACACGTTCCATGTGTGGTGGGATCCCGACCTTCCGGCACAGATCGCCAGGGCGGGAGCGGAAGGACGGATCGCGAGCTACCAGGTCTGTGACTGGGCCACTCCGCTCGCCGCGGACGTCCTGCTCTCGCGCCACTACCCCGGGGCCGGGGTCATCGACTTCGAAGCCATCACCACGGCGGTCCAGGCCGCCGGCTATGCGGGCGACGTCGAAGTGGAGATCTTCAACCAGGACATCTGGGACACGCCGCCGGCCGAGGTCGTGGCGCGGACGATCGGGAGCTTCGACGACTACGTCGCCGCGCACCTGGGAGCAGGCCTCCGCCGGTAG
- a CDS encoding Gfo/Idh/MocA family protein produces MSTRTIGIIMNGVSGRMGYRQHLVRSILAIRDQGGVLLSDGTRVQVEPMLVGRNEAKLAELAARHGIEHYSTDLDSVLADPTWEIYADFLVTKARSAAIRKAIAAGKAVYTEKPTAETAADALELADLAEAAGIKNGVVHDKLYLPGMQKLKRLVDSGFFGRILSVRGEFGYWVFEGGWQDAQRPSWNYRAEDGGGIVVDMFPHWSYVLENLFGKVESVYARAVTHIDERVDEQGRRYRASADDAAYAVFELEGGIVAQLNSSWTVRVNRDELVQFQVDGTHGSAVVGLFGCKIQPRNATPKPVWNPDLEDTHDYDADWIDVPTNEVFENGFKTQWEDFLRHVLEDAPHPYDFLAGARGMYLAEQGLESSRSGRRLDLQDVRSTAVTRQEAVPLA; encoded by the coding sequence GCATGGGCTATCGGCAGCACCTGGTCCGTTCGATCCTCGCGATCCGTGACCAGGGGGGCGTGCTCCTCTCCGACGGCACGCGCGTCCAGGTCGAGCCGATGCTCGTGGGCCGGAACGAGGCGAAGCTCGCCGAACTCGCCGCCCGGCACGGCATCGAGCACTACTCGACCGACCTCGACAGCGTCCTGGCCGACCCCACCTGGGAGATCTACGCGGACTTCCTCGTGACGAAGGCCCGCTCGGCGGCCATCCGTAAGGCCATCGCCGCCGGCAAGGCCGTCTACACCGAGAAGCCCACCGCCGAGACGGCGGCCGACGCCCTCGAACTCGCCGACCTGGCGGAGGCAGCCGGGATCAAGAACGGCGTCGTCCACGACAAGCTGTACCTGCCGGGCATGCAGAAGCTCAAACGCCTCGTCGACTCCGGTTTCTTCGGCCGGATCCTCTCGGTACGCGGGGAGTTCGGGTACTGGGTCTTCGAAGGCGGCTGGCAGGACGCGCAGCGTCCCAGCTGGAACTACCGGGCGGAGGACGGCGGCGGAATCGTCGTCGACATGTTCCCGCACTGGAGCTACGTGCTGGAGAACCTGTTCGGCAAGGTCGAATCCGTGTACGCGCGGGCCGTGACCCACATCGACGAACGCGTCGACGAGCAGGGCCGCCGCTACCGCGCCAGCGCCGACGACGCCGCCTATGCCGTCTTCGAGCTGGAGGGGGGCATCGTCGCACAGCTCAATTCGAGCTGGACGGTCCGTGTGAACCGCGACGAGCTCGTGCAGTTCCAGGTGGACGGCACACACGGCTCCGCCGTCGTCGGGCTGTTCGGCTGCAAGATCCAGCCACGCAACGCCACGCCCAAACCCGTCTGGAACCCCGATCTCGAGGACACCCACGACTACGACGCCGACTGGATCGACGTACCCACCAACGAGGTGTTCGAGAACGGGTTCAAGACGCAGTGGGAGGACTTCCTCCGGCACGTCCTGGAGGACGCGCCCCACCCGTACGATTTCCTCGCCGGCGCCCGTGGCATGTACCTCGCCGAGCAGGGCCTCGAGAGTTCGCGCTCGGGGCGCCGCCTCGACCTGCAGGACGTCCGCAGCACCGCCGTAACCCGCCAGGAAGCGGTCCCGCTGGCATGA
- a CDS encoding nuclear transport factor 2 family protein: MESTEIVRRYWSSVWSRDWAAVGRTLAQDVMVFWPVTREVIRGRDDMVAVNSERPNGWSIDVLEVYDAGEVVVSEVQVPQEDVGIFRVVSIWTVSDGVITSGREYWTLYGGEEGPDWRRKYTSIGDLPS; encoded by the coding sequence ATGGAATCTACCGAGATCGTCCGGCGGTACTGGTCGTCGGTGTGGAGCAGGGACTGGGCCGCGGTCGGGCGGACGCTCGCCCAGGACGTGATGGTGTTCTGGCCCGTCACCCGGGAGGTCATCCGCGGCAGGGACGACATGGTCGCGGTGAACTCCGAGCGCCCGAACGGCTGGAGCATCGACGTGCTCGAGGTCTACGACGCCGGCGAGGTGGTGGTGTCCGAAGTGCAGGTGCCCCAGGAGGACGTCGGCATCTTCCGCGTCGTGTCCATCTGGACCGTGTCCGACGGCGTGATCACCTCGGGCCGGGAGTACTGGACCCTGTACGGCGGCGAGGAAGGCCCCGACTGGCGGCGGAAATACACCAGCATCGGCGACCTCCCCTCCTGA
- a CDS encoding GNAT family N-acetyltransferase: MTPVARTSSAPARLDDDAAPALPTGHDTAYDAWPGMATGRLAAVQQPIEPLVLPHEFTGTTTRELRRWINQMYKVLDADFPPYGAQEDYDRLADELERRAADAREGSGVAERPGAFRDNPMNHRFELFQDGMLAGYLAYSLRAGTLRLHRTVVAAAFEGAGLEGVLIQKVLLDAHKRRLAALPYCDQVQAFLADNPQYRSLVAS, translated from the coding sequence ATGACACCCGTAGCCCGGACTTCCTCCGCTCCCGCCCGCCTCGATGACGATGCAGCTCCCGCACTCCCCACCGGTCACGACACCGCGTATGACGCGTGGCCCGGAATGGCCACCGGCCGGCTCGCCGCGGTCCAGCAGCCGATCGAACCGCTGGTCCTGCCCCACGAGTTCACCGGTACCACCACGCGGGAGCTCCGCCGCTGGATCAACCAGATGTACAAGGTGCTCGACGCCGACTTCCCGCCGTACGGCGCCCAGGAGGACTACGACCGCCTCGCCGACGAGCTGGAGCGGCGCGCCGCCGATGCGCGCGAGGGCTCGGGAGTAGCGGAGCGCCCCGGCGCCTTCCGCGACAACCCGATGAACCATCGCTTCGAGCTCTTCCAGGACGGGATGCTCGCGGGCTATCTCGCCTACTCCCTGCGGGCGGGCACCCTGCGGCTCCACCGCACCGTCGTCGCCGCAGCCTTCGAGGGGGCCGGGCTGGAGGGCGTCCTCATCCAGAAGGTCCTGCTCGACGCCCACAAGCGTCGCCTGGCCGCCCTGCCGTACTGCGACCAGGTCCAGGCCTTCCTCGCGGACAACCCCCAGTACCGCAGCCTCGTCGCCAGCTAG